A stretch of Cryptosporangium aurantiacum DNA encodes these proteins:
- a CDS encoding DUF3237 domain-containing protein, with product MLPEPELAFAFEARVDVAESLHVGRGPDEVLMFTPITGGTVAGPRLNGTVLPGGGDWSTTRGACTELDARYLLRADDGAVIDIVNRGFWRATPEVDARVEAGEDLPETEYYYRTSPVFRTDAPAHRWLAESVFVGLARGERGQVCIRFFEVR from the coding sequence ATGTTGCCCGAGCCCGAGTTGGCGTTCGCCTTCGAGGCACGCGTGGACGTGGCCGAATCGCTGCACGTGGGCCGTGGGCCGGACGAGGTGCTGATGTTCACCCCGATCACCGGCGGCACGGTGGCCGGGCCCCGGCTGAACGGCACGGTGCTGCCCGGCGGTGGTGACTGGTCGACCACCCGCGGCGCGTGCACCGAGTTGGACGCGCGGTACCTGCTGCGGGCGGACGACGGCGCGGTGATCGACATCGTCAACCGCGGCTTCTGGCGGGCGACGCCCGAGGTGGATGCCCGGGTCGAGGCGGGCGAGGACCTGCCGGAGACCGAGTATTACTACCGCACGAGCCCGGTCTTCCGCACCGACGCGCCCGCGCACCGGTGGCTCGCCGAGTCGGTGTTCGTCGGGCTGGCGCGTGGTGAGCGTGGCCAGGTGTGCATCCGGTTCTTCGAGGTGCGTTGA
- a CDS encoding ATP-binding cassette domain-containing protein, producing MAEPILDVQGLRKVFRSRAGLRHEEFVAVDDVSFTVPAGGSLAIVGESGSGKTTCARIVAGLATATAGTVVLDGRPVAGSSLRDRRRRASCVQMVFQDPYQSLDRRQTVAQCLAEVLAHHTDLDRVGRNARIDELLDLVGLDRKHGGALPRALSGGQRQRVAIARALAATPRLLVLDEAVAALDVSIQAQILNLLADARAATGVAYLFITHDLSVVRHVCDDVVVMSRGRVVETGPVERVLDQPADAYTQRLVGSIPRPGWVPQRRGADRAS from the coding sequence ATGGCTGAGCCGATTCTCGACGTCCAGGGGCTGCGCAAGGTGTTCCGCAGTCGCGCCGGCCTGCGGCACGAGGAGTTCGTCGCGGTGGACGACGTCTCGTTCACGGTGCCTGCCGGCGGGTCGCTGGCGATCGTGGGTGAGTCCGGGTCCGGTAAGACGACGTGCGCGCGGATCGTGGCGGGTCTGGCCACCGCGACGGCGGGCACGGTCGTGCTGGACGGGCGGCCGGTCGCCGGATCGTCGTTGCGTGACCGGCGGCGGCGCGCGTCCTGCGTCCAAATGGTCTTTCAGGACCCGTACCAGTCGCTGGACCGCCGGCAGACGGTCGCGCAGTGTCTGGCCGAGGTGCTCGCGCACCACACCGACCTCGACCGGGTCGGGCGGAACGCCCGGATCGACGAGTTGCTCGACCTGGTGGGGCTGGATCGCAAGCACGGCGGGGCGTTGCCGCGGGCGCTGTCCGGCGGGCAGCGGCAGCGGGTGGCGATCGCGCGGGCGCTGGCCGCGACCCCGCGGCTGCTGGTGCTGGACGAGGCGGTGGCGGCGCTCGACGTGTCGATCCAGGCGCAGATCCTCAACCTGCTCGCGGACGCCAGGGCGGCCACCGGCGTCGCGTACCTGTTCATCACCCACGACCTGTCGGTGGTCCGGCACGTGTGCGACGACGTCGTCGTGATGTCGCGGGGGCGGGTGGTGGAGACGGGGCCGGTCGAGCGGGTGCTCGACCAGCCCGCGGACGCGTACACGCAGCGGCTGGTCGGCTCGATTCCGCGGCCGGGTTGGGTGCCGCAGCGCCGCGGGGCCGACCGTGCGAGCTGA
- a CDS encoding TetR/AcrR family transcriptional regulator: MGRPSRAAERTEQIMQATGRCLRTYGLVGTTLERVAEESGLSRSHVRHYVGNRDDLLRSFATWLYTGYEAEFVRAVAESEARDKLPLTMDYLFGQGIMPTSDDDTIIRELVTAGLTDTSVRTILQGKYQEAVDTIGDALAAEYPTATPAALRSTAYGLWCLALGNSMIGDLGLPVASGGLVRTAADALLDQLALKTAAVAG; this comes from the coding sequence ATGGGGCGCCCGAGTCGCGCTGCCGAGCGGACCGAGCAGATCATGCAGGCCACCGGCCGGTGCCTGCGCACCTACGGCCTCGTCGGAACGACGCTCGAGCGAGTGGCCGAGGAGTCCGGGCTGAGCCGGAGCCACGTCCGCCACTACGTCGGCAACCGCGACGACCTGCTCCGCTCGTTCGCCACCTGGCTCTACACCGGTTACGAGGCCGAGTTCGTGCGCGCGGTCGCCGAGTCCGAGGCGCGGGACAAGCTTCCGCTGACCATGGACTACCTGTTCGGCCAGGGCATCATGCCGACCAGCGACGACGACACGATCATCCGTGAACTGGTCACCGCCGGTCTCACCGACACGAGCGTCCGCACGATCCTGCAGGGCAAGTACCAGGAGGCGGTGGACACGATCGGCGACGCGCTGGCCGCCGAGTACCCGACGGCCACCCCGGCGGCGTTGCGGTCGACCGCCTACGGGCTGTGGTGCCTCGCGCTGGGCAACTCGATGATCGGCGACCTCGGGCTGCCGGTCGCGAGCGGCGGCCTGGTGCGGACCGCCGCCGACGCGCTCCTCGACCAACTCGCGCTCAAAACGGCCGCCGTAGCAGGCTGA